One window of the Lysobacter sp. S4-A87 genome contains the following:
- the pip gene encoding prolyl aminopeptidase, producing the protein MRTLYPEIEPFDSGTLQVDGRHTLYFEQCGNPDGKPVVLLHGGPGAGCSPKMRRFHDPAKYRIVLFDQRGSGRSTPHADLVDNTTWDLVADIEKLRGKLGIDKWQVFGGSWGSTLALAYAQAHPQRVTELVLRGIFMLRRWELEWFYQDGASRLFPDAWEHYLAAIPVVERHDLISAFHRRLTSPDEATRLAAAKAWSVWEGATSFLHVDPDFAASHEDPQFALAFARIENHYFVNSGFFEVDDQLLRDAHRIADIPGVVVHGRYDVVCPVANAWDLKKAWPKGELVITPASGHSAFEAENVDALVTATDRFA; encoded by the coding sequence ATGCGCACGCTCTATCCCGAGATCGAACCCTTCGACAGCGGCACCCTGCAGGTCGACGGGCGCCATACGCTCTATTTCGAGCAGTGCGGCAATCCTGACGGCAAGCCGGTGGTTCTGCTGCACGGTGGTCCGGGCGCAGGCTGCAGCCCGAAGATGCGTCGCTTCCACGACCCGGCCAAGTACCGCATCGTGCTGTTCGACCAGCGCGGCAGCGGCCGTTCGACGCCGCACGCGGACCTGGTCGACAACACCACCTGGGACCTGGTCGCCGACATCGAGAAGCTGCGCGGCAAGCTGGGCATCGACAAGTGGCAGGTGTTCGGCGGCTCGTGGGGTTCGACGCTGGCGCTTGCTTACGCGCAGGCCCATCCGCAGCGCGTGACCGAGCTGGTCCTGCGCGGCATCTTCATGCTGCGTCGCTGGGAACTGGAGTGGTTCTACCAGGACGGCGCCTCGCGCCTGTTCCCCGATGCCTGGGAGCACTACCTGGCGGCGATCCCGGTGGTCGAGCGCCACGACCTCATCAGCGCCTTCCATCGCCGCCTGACCTCGCCCGACGAAGCCACGCGCCTGGCCGCGGCCAAGGCCTGGAGCGTCTGGGAAGGCGCGACCAGTTTCCTGCACGTGGATCCGGATTTCGCCGCCAGCCACGAGGATCCGCAGTTCGCGCTCGCCTTCGCGCGCATCGAGAACCACTACTTCGTCAACAGCGGCTTCTTCGAGGTCGATGACCAGCTGCTGCGCGACGCGCATCGCATCGCCGACATTCCCGGCGTGGTGGTGCACGGGCGCTACGACGTGGTCTGCCCGGTCGCCAATGCGTGGGATCTGAAGAAGGCCTGGCCGAAGGGCGAACTGGTGATCACGCCGGCATCGGGGCATTCGGCGTTCGAGGCCGAGAACGTGGATGCGCTGGTAACGGCGACCGACCGCTTCGCCTGA
- a CDS encoding sugar porter family MFS transporter, whose amino-acid sequence MSAIAESGQQHVTARVVLISAAAALGGFLFGFDTAVINGAVDAIRGGFGLGAAQTGFAVSCALLGSALGAWYAGPLADRFGRVRTMQVAAFLLAISALGSGLVFGVWDLVFWRVVGGIGVGVASVIAPTYIAEVSPAAVRGRLGSLQQLAIVLGIFMALLSDAWLAGIAGGAAGKLWFGLEAWRWMFLVAVVPALIYGALVLGVPESPRHLVARGRPREARDVLRQVLGLNSETALDQKVTDIQDSLRSEYRPTLKDLRGPRAGLLPVVWIGIALSVFQQFVGINVIFYYSSTLWHSVGFSEADSFTITVVTSVVNVLVTLVAIALVDRIGRKPLLTLGSAGMAVTLALMAWCFSQATGSGAALSLPEPWGMVALVAANAYVVFFGLSWGPMVWVLLGEMFPNRIRAIALAVAASAQWIANFVITSSFPSLAEIGLSFAYGLYALFALGSLAFVLTSVRETKGMELEEMRD is encoded by the coding sequence ATGAGCGCGATTGCCGAGTCCGGCCAACAACACGTCACAGCACGGGTCGTACTGATATCCGCCGCCGCTGCACTGGGTGGCTTCCTGTTCGGATTCGACACCGCGGTCATCAACGGCGCCGTCGATGCCATCCGCGGCGGCTTCGGCCTCGGCGCGGCGCAGACCGGTTTCGCCGTGTCCTGTGCGCTGTTGGGTTCGGCGCTGGGCGCCTGGTATGCGGGTCCGCTCGCCGATCGATTCGGCCGCGTGCGCACGATGCAGGTGGCCGCGTTCCTGCTGGCGATCAGCGCGCTGGGCTCGGGCCTGGTGTTCGGCGTGTGGGACCTGGTGTTCTGGCGCGTGGTCGGCGGCATCGGCGTCGGCGTGGCGTCGGTGATTGCGCCGACCTATATCGCCGAAGTGTCGCCGGCGGCAGTGCGCGGGCGACTGGGGTCGCTGCAGCAGCTGGCGATCGTGCTCGGCATCTTCATGGCGCTGCTCAGCGATGCCTGGCTCGCCGGCATTGCCGGTGGTGCGGCCGGCAAGCTGTGGTTCGGGCTGGAAGCGTGGCGCTGGATGTTCCTGGTCGCGGTGGTGCCGGCGTTGATCTACGGCGCACTGGTGCTGGGCGTGCCCGAGTCGCCGCGGCACCTGGTCGCCCGTGGCCGCCCGCGCGAGGCGCGCGATGTGTTGCGGCAGGTGCTGGGCCTCAACAGCGAGACCGCGCTCGACCAGAAGGTCACCGACATCCAGGACAGCCTGCGCTCGGAATACCGCCCCACCCTGAAGGACCTGCGCGGCCCGCGCGCCGGCCTGCTGCCGGTGGTGTGGATAGGTATCGCGCTGTCGGTGTTCCAGCAGTTCGTCGGCATCAACGTGATCTTCTATTACTCGTCCACGCTGTGGCATTCGGTGGGCTTCAGCGAGGCCGACTCGTTCACGATCACCGTGGTGACTTCGGTGGTGAACGTGCTGGTCACGCTGGTGGCCATCGCCCTGGTCGACAGGATCGGACGCAAGCCGCTGCTGACGCTTGGTTCTGCCGGCATGGCGGTGACGCTGGCGCTGATGGCGTGGTGCTTCTCGCAGGCGACCGGCAGCGGCGCAGCGCTGAGCCTGCCCGAGCCGTGGGGCATGGTCGCGCTGGTCGCCGCCAACGCCTACGTGGTGTTCTTCGGCCTGAGCTGGGGCCCGATGGTGTGGGTGCTGCTGGGCGAGATGTTCCCCAACCGCATCCGCGCCATTGCACTGGCGGTCGCCGCATCGGCGCAGTGGATCGCCAATTTCGTGATCACCAGCAGCTTCCCGTCGCTGGCCGAGATCGGCCTGTCGTTCGCCTATGGGCTGTATGCGCTGTTCGCGCTGGGCTCGCTGGCGTTCGTGCTGACCTCGGTGCGCGAGACCAAGGGGATGGAACTGGAAGAGATGCGCGACTGA
- a CDS encoding NUDIX hydrolase — translation MNDQVQEPLETLYEGPWLRMRRRGRWEYVERTHGDGMAVIVIAVTPDDNVLFVEQFRIPLGARTIEMPAGLVGDDHATDTLEAAARRELIEETGWSAQRVDVLLVGPTSAGMSNERIAFVRARGLSKVGSGGGVDNEDITVHEVPRASAPAWLMQKQREGYELDLKLWAGLWMIEHNPDGSAAL, via the coding sequence ATGAACGACCAGGTCCAGGAACCGCTGGAAACCCTCTACGAAGGTCCGTGGCTGCGCATGCGCCGGCGCGGCCGCTGGGAGTACGTCGAGCGCACGCACGGCGACGGCATGGCGGTGATCGTCATTGCGGTGACGCCGGACGACAACGTGCTGTTCGTCGAGCAGTTCCGGATCCCGCTGGGCGCGCGCACGATCGAGATGCCGGCGGGCCTGGTCGGCGACGACCACGCCACCGACACGCTGGAAGCGGCGGCGCGGCGCGAACTGATCGAGGAAACCGGCTGGTCGGCGCAACGCGTCGATGTGCTGCTGGTCGGCCCGACGTCTGCCGGGATGAGCAACGAGCGCATCGCCTTCGTCCGCGCCCGCGGGCTGAGCAAGGTCGGCAGCGGCGGCGGCGTCGACAACGAAGACATCACCGTGCATGAAGTCCCGCGCGCTTCCGCACCGGCATGGCTGATGCAGAAACAGCGCGAGGGCTACGAGCTGGATCTGAAGCTGTGGGCGGGGCTGTGGATGATCGAGCACAACCCGGACGGATCGGCAGCGCTGTAA
- a CDS encoding 5'-3' exonuclease H3TH domain-containing protein produces the protein MYLVDASMYVFRAWHSMPNEFHDADGWPTNAVHGFARFLLELIDRERPQHIAIAFDEALDSCFRNELYPAYKANRESAPEELKRQFVHCKALCSALGLAVLSHGQYEADDLIGSAVHAARGNGFRSVIVSADKDLSQLLGDHDEQWDFARGQRWSAAGVPERHGVQARQIADYLALTGDAVDNIPGVPGIGAKTAAALLAHFDTLDALLARVEEVPYLRLRGAASAAAKLRQHREQALLCRQLTTIALDAPLGDISLQFARGNGDSAGLGALCEAVRFGPMTRRRLYQSAGLDFAASQVPA, from the coding sequence TTGTACCTGGTCGACGCCAGCATGTACGTCTTCCGCGCCTGGCACTCGATGCCCAACGAGTTCCACGACGCCGACGGCTGGCCCACCAATGCCGTGCATGGTTTCGCCCGTTTCCTGCTCGAGCTGATCGACCGCGAGCGGCCTCAGCACATCGCCATCGCCTTCGATGAAGCGCTGGACTCGTGCTTCCGCAACGAGCTGTACCCGGCCTACAAGGCCAACCGCGAGTCGGCACCGGAAGAGCTCAAGCGCCAGTTCGTGCATTGCAAGGCGCTGTGCAGCGCGCTCGGCCTGGCCGTGCTTTCGCATGGCCAGTACGAAGCCGACGACCTCATCGGCAGCGCCGTGCATGCCGCGCGCGGCAACGGTTTCCGCTCGGTCATCGTTTCCGCCGACAAGGACCTGTCGCAGCTGCTCGGCGACCACGACGAGCAGTGGGACTTCGCCCGCGGCCAGCGCTGGAGCGCGGCCGGCGTGCCCGAGCGCCATGGCGTGCAGGCGCGGCAGATCGCCGACTACCTCGCCCTGACCGGCGACGCGGTCGACAACATTCCCGGCGTGCCCGGCATCGGCGCCAAGACCGCGGCAGCGCTGCTGGCCCACTTCGACACGCTCGATGCCCTGCTGGCACGCGTGGAGGAGGTGCCCTACCTGCGCCTGCGCGGCGCCGCCAGTGCGGCTGCGAAACTGCGCCAGCACCGCGAACAGGCCCTGCTGTGCCGCCAGCTGACCACGATCGCCCTGGATGCGCCGCTGGGCGACATCAGCCTGCAGTTCGCGCGCGGCAATGGCGACAGCGCCGGTCTGGGCGCGCTGTGCGAGGCGGTCCGCTTCGGTCCGATGACGCGCAGGCGGCTCTATCAATCCGCCGGCCTGGACTTCGCGGCGTCACAGGTCCCGGCATAG
- a CDS encoding nitroreductase, giving the protein MSRNTSDPSLDFDLALATLDARRSVPPKQLGEPGPDPDTLMRLLRSAVRVPDHGKRVPFRFISFSGDARHAFGERLAQRSRQRDPEASDAVIEKDRTRFSHAPLVVAVIGRLGPDEKIPESERFSTASCVCFALLQAAQALGYGAIWLTGWLAYDAQVAQWLGLAEHERVVGFVHIGTPKLDAPERERPDPAELLSAWSPA; this is encoded by the coding sequence ATGTCGCGAAACACATCTGACCCGTCCCTGGATTTCGACCTGGCCCTGGCCACCCTGGACGCCCGCCGCTCGGTGCCGCCCAAGCAGCTGGGCGAGCCCGGCCCCGACCCGGATACGCTGATGCGCCTGCTGCGCTCGGCCGTGCGCGTGCCCGACCACGGCAAGCGCGTGCCGTTCCGCTTCATCAGCTTCAGTGGCGATGCCCGCCACGCCTTTGGTGAACGCCTGGCGCAGCGCAGCCGCCAGCGCGACCCCGAGGCCAGCGATGCGGTGATCGAGAAGGACCGGACGCGGTTCTCGCACGCGCCCTTGGTGGTCGCGGTGATCGGGCGACTGGGCCCGGACGAGAAGATCCCCGAATCCGAGCGCTTCTCCACCGCCTCCTGCGTCTGCTTCGCCCTGCTCCAGGCCGCGCAGGCGCTGGGCTATGGCGCGATCTGGCTGACCGGCTGGCTGGCCTACGACGCGCAGGTCGCGCAGTGGCTGGGCCTGGCCGAGCACGAGCGCGTGGTCGGCTTCGTCCATATCGGTACGCCGAAACTGGATGCGCCCGAGCGCGAGCGCCCCGACCCGGCCGAACTGCTCAGCGCGTGGTCGCCGGCATGA
- a CDS encoding DUF1631 family protein produces MRMLEEIKRQTLEALGGLPGTLYGPIEDALKLASLKTDGKNSFYEEQAALWMLRQQQASHVMRYRQQIAQGFDDFRALRIRSGGEVQLRLVDEQQLEYELASGRLNEALVARFARPLDTLQSRLQTLSEAMRVPMGVNPIGPDRLVAAFSQTFLEAQVPDTLRARLFRHYEQDLVRLLGELYARINTLLATSGYGSATPAATARPRADEPRRDGYASAPGFPGAGDGYGIPGGATTFAHASGAGNFGRTLSTPMSNQDIAAMASELAELRSQLHAWRETLPKDDVASALSAARATGPRREMRVDEILSVASLLQAEPPDAFARALAVSGRLGETIRDHLQDGAARLGLNPEQACFSSEEEDAIDLVALLFDSLFQHNALQDRARRLYARLVLPYVKVALTDNGVFVKREHPARRLLDAITEACEGNDAETAQDRELLDRATEISQRIVAEYNEDLAVFELAHAELDALLSQQRRRIELQEQRAAKATYGRERLGAAREQAEAALTERLAEPELTQAVADFLAMPWRHHVVQTLLRDGADPRRHAEAIALGDALLMADRMAEENRGRELADQLLALQPAIVECLASSGLDDSAAQHGMAGLVRALATPDTPRRRRPPPSLTMPEDDASESERKLWLVGGTDTMTHDQILAERMRSLEVGDWVRLTDLQGESVAAKIAWISPLTSRFLLVNRRGIRMLAASPEDLAALATAGRLTIGAERTAFDEAMRQVRRHLDRAPVAR; encoded by the coding sequence ATGCGCATGCTTGAGGAGATCAAGCGTCAGACCCTGGAGGCGCTCGGCGGGCTGCCGGGCACCCTGTACGGTCCGATCGAGGACGCGCTCAAGCTCGCCTCCCTCAAGACCGACGGCAAGAACAGTTTCTACGAAGAACAGGCGGCGTTGTGGATGCTGCGCCAGCAACAGGCGTCGCACGTGATGCGGTACCGCCAGCAGATCGCGCAGGGCTTCGATGACTTCCGCGCGCTGCGCATCCGCAGCGGCGGCGAGGTCCAGCTGCGGCTGGTCGACGAACAGCAGCTGGAATACGAGCTTGCCAGCGGCCGCCTGAACGAGGCGCTGGTGGCACGTTTCGCCCGTCCGCTCGACACCTTGCAAAGCCGCCTGCAGACCCTCTCCGAAGCGATGCGGGTACCGATGGGGGTCAATCCGATCGGTCCGGACCGCCTGGTCGCGGCCTTCTCGCAGACGTTCCTGGAAGCGCAGGTGCCCGACACGCTGCGCGCCCGCCTGTTCCGCCATTACGAACAGGACCTGGTGCGCCTGCTCGGCGAGCTCTATGCGCGCATCAACACGCTCCTGGCCACCTCCGGCTACGGCAGCGCCACGCCGGCGGCCACGGCCCGCCCACGCGCCGATGAGCCCCGCCGCGACGGCTACGCGTCTGCGCCGGGCTTCCCGGGCGCTGGTGACGGCTACGGCATCCCCGGCGGCGCGACCACCTTCGCGCATGCCTCCGGCGCTGGAAATTTCGGTCGAACCCTGTCAACGCCCATGTCCAACCAGGACATCGCCGCCATGGCCAGCGAGCTGGCCGAACTGCGCAGCCAGCTGCACGCCTGGCGCGAAACCCTGCCCAAGGACGACGTCGCGTCGGCGCTGTCCGCCGCTCGTGCCACCGGCCCGCGCCGCGAAATGCGTGTCGATGAAATCCTCAGCGTGGCCTCGCTGCTGCAGGCCGAGCCGCCGGATGCGTTCGCACGCGCGCTGGCGGTATCGGGCCGGCTTGGCGAGACCATCCGCGACCACCTGCAGGACGGCGCGGCCCGGCTCGGCCTCAATCCGGAGCAGGCCTGCTTCAGTTCCGAGGAAGAGGACGCGATCGACCTGGTCGCGCTGCTGTTCGATTCGCTGTTCCAGCACAACGCGCTGCAGGATCGGGCTCGCCGCCTGTATGCGAGGCTGGTGCTGCCCTATGTCAAGGTCGCGCTCACCGACAACGGTGTGTTCGTCAAGCGCGAGCATCCCGCGCGCCGCCTGCTCGATGCGATCACCGAAGCCTGCGAAGGAAACGACGCAGAGACCGCGCAGGACCGTGAACTGCTCGATCGCGCCACCGAGATCTCGCAGCGCATCGTCGCCGAATACAACGAAGACCTGGCCGTGTTCGAGCTGGCCCACGCCGAGCTCGACGCACTGCTGTCGCAGCAGCGCCGCCGCATCGAACTGCAGGAGCAGCGCGCCGCCAAGGCCACCTATGGCCGCGAGCGGCTGGGGGCCGCGCGCGAGCAGGCCGAAGCGGCGCTGACAGAACGCCTGGCCGAGCCGGAACTGACCCAGGCCGTGGCCGATTTCCTGGCCATGCCGTGGCGCCACCACGTCGTGCAGACGCTGTTGCGCGATGGCGCCGACCCGCGCCGTCACGCCGAGGCCATCGCCTTGGGCGATGCCCTGCTGATGGCCGACCGCATGGCCGAAGAGAACCGCGGCCGCGAACTCGCCGACCAGTTGCTGGCCTTGCAGCCGGCCATCGTCGAATGCCTGGCCAGTTCCGGTCTTGACGACAGCGCAGCGCAGCACGGCATGGCCGGACTGGTGCGTGCGCTGGCGACGCCGGATACGCCGCGCCGTCGCCGTCCGCCGCCGTCATTGACCATGCCCGAGGACGACGCCAGCGAGAGCGAGCGCAAGCTGTGGCTCGTCGGCGGCACCGACACGATGACCCACGACCAGATCCTCGCCGAGCGTATGCGTTCGCTGGAGGTCGGTGACTGGGTGCGCTTGACCGATCTGCAGGGCGAATCGGTTGCGGCCAAGATTGCCTGGATCAGTCCGCTGACGTCGCGGTTCCTGCTGGTCAATCGTCGCGGCATCCGGATGCTGGCGGCTTCGCCGGAGGATCTGGCGGCGCTGGCCACTGCGGGGCGCCTGACGATCGGTGCTGAGCGGACCGCGTTTGATGAGGCGATGCGACAGGTGCGTCGTCACCTGGACCGGGCGCCGGTCGCGCGCTGA
- a CDS encoding NAD(P) transhydrogenase subunit alpha, with product MAGITIGVASETANGERRVAVTPETCKKLAARGARVRVQRGAGRAASFDDQAYADAGAELADDAASAWNDADVVLCVQPPAAQSLNALRQGTVLVGLLAPQGDAARGEAITARGLLAFPLERLPRTTRAQAMDVLSSQAGMAGYKAVLISAQLAPRFFPMLTTAAGTIRPSKVLIVGAGVAGLQAVATAKRLGAQVEGFDVRPETREQIESLGGKFLDLGVSAAGEGGYARALTDEERAEQQRRLGEHLKGIDVIVCTAAVPGRPAPKIITAAMVAGMKPGSVIVDLAAETGGNCELTRPGETIESNGVTIAGPLNLASSGAVHASEMYARNVLNFVSLFVTEEASKEDRLAIDWNDELLARTVWPERAAQEQAQSQA from the coding sequence ATGGCGGGCATCACCATTGGCGTTGCAAGCGAAACCGCAAACGGCGAACGCCGTGTCGCAGTGACCCCGGAAACCTGCAAGAAACTCGCCGCCCGCGGCGCACGGGTGCGCGTGCAGCGCGGCGCCGGGCGCGCGGCCAGTTTCGACGACCAGGCCTACGCCGACGCGGGCGCCGAACTCGCCGATGATGCCGCTTCGGCATGGAACGACGCCGATGTCGTGCTTTGCGTGCAGCCGCCAGCGGCACAGTCACTCAATGCTTTGCGCCAAGGCACCGTCCTGGTCGGACTGCTGGCGCCGCAGGGCGATGCGGCCCGCGGCGAAGCGATCACGGCGCGCGGACTGCTTGCCTTCCCGCTCGAGCGACTGCCGCGCACCACGCGCGCGCAGGCCATGGACGTACTCAGTTCGCAAGCTGGCATGGCCGGTTACAAGGCGGTGCTGATCTCGGCGCAGCTGGCACCGCGTTTCTTCCCGATGCTGACCACCGCCGCTGGCACGATCCGTCCATCGAAGGTGTTGATCGTCGGTGCCGGCGTCGCCGGCCTGCAGGCGGTGGCAACGGCCAAGCGCCTGGGCGCGCAGGTCGAAGGTTTCGACGTGCGCCCGGAGACGCGCGAACAGATTGAGTCGCTGGGCGGCAAGTTCCTCGACCTGGGCGTCAGCGCCGCCGGCGAAGGCGGCTATGCGCGCGCCCTCACCGACGAGGAGCGCGCGGAACAGCAGCGTCGTCTCGGCGAGCACCTCAAGGGCATCGACGTGATCGTCTGCACGGCCGCGGTCCCGGGTCGTCCCGCTCCGAAGATCATCACTGCGGCCATGGTTGCCGGTATGAAGCCTGGCAGTGTGATCGTCGACCTCGCCGCCGAAACCGGCGGCAACTGCGAACTGACCCGCCCGGGCGAAACCATCGAGAGCAACGGGGTGACCATCGCCGGCCCGCTCAACCTCGCCAGCAGCGGCGCGGTGCACGCCAGCGAGATGTACGCTCGCAATGTGCTGAACTTCGTCAGCCTGTTCGTGACCGAAGAGGCATCGAAGGAAGACCGCCTGGCGATCGACTGGAACGACGAACTGCTGGCACGCACTGTGTGGCCGGAGCGCGCAGCGCAGGAACAGGCGCAGTCCCAGGCGTAA
- a CDS encoding DUF3106 domain-containing protein: MRTVSPPSRLTRVAAVLALLVAASPVFAADPPKDVAATPAKSLPAWEQLTPAQREQLIAPVRERWNNQPEERQRMLDRAERWQQMTPEQRNQARHGMKRWEHMSPEQREQMRALYAKMRGMDETRRAALKAEFRAMTPEQRRAWVQANPAPPEKDRPPQH; the protein is encoded by the coding sequence ATGCGTACCGTTTCGCCCCCTTCCCGACTGACGCGCGTGGCCGCGGTGCTGGCGTTGCTGGTCGCCGCCTCGCCGGTGTTCGCCGCTGACCCGCCGAAGGATGTGGCCGCCACGCCGGCCAAGTCGCTACCCGCCTGGGAGCAGCTCACGCCGGCCCAGCGCGAACAGCTGATCGCGCCCGTGCGCGAGCGCTGGAACAACCAGCCCGAGGAGCGCCAGCGCATGCTCGACCGCGCCGAGCGCTGGCAGCAGATGACGCCCGAGCAGCGCAACCAGGCCCGCCACGGCATGAAGCGCTGGGAACACATGAGCCCGGAGCAGCGCGAGCAGATGCGGGCCCTCTACGCCAAGATGCGCGGCATGGACGAGACCAGGCGCGCCGCGCTCAAGGCGGAGTTCCGGGCGATGACGCCCGAGCAGCGTCGCGCCTGGGTACAGGCCAATCCCGCCCCGCCCGAGAAGGACCGGCCACCGCAGCACTGA
- a CDS encoding RNA polymerase sigma factor gives MRAASSEEAVARLPASLEEFLAGVGTRAFRFAELGLRQRDDALDAVQDAMMKMLSYRDRPAGEWTPLFWSILRSRIVDVQRRRTFRLRWLMPTPERDDSTLDWADDGPDPSRTFDGREAYAKLSEAMAKLPRRQREAFSLRILEELDVTTTAQAMGCSEGAVKTHLSRAREALQRQLEDWR, from the coding sequence GTGCGCGCCGCCTCCAGCGAGGAGGCGGTCGCGCGCCTGCCGGCATCGCTGGAGGAATTCCTGGCGGGCGTCGGCACACGTGCCTTCCGCTTCGCCGAGCTTGGCCTGCGCCAGCGCGACGATGCCCTCGATGCGGTGCAGGACGCGATGATGAAGATGCTGTCCTACCGCGACCGGCCCGCCGGGGAATGGACGCCGCTGTTCTGGAGCATCCTGCGCAGCCGGATCGTCGACGTGCAGCGCCGTCGCACCTTCCGCCTGCGCTGGCTGATGCCGACCCCGGAGCGCGACGACAGCACGCTGGACTGGGCCGACGACGGCCCCGACCCGTCGCGCACGTTCGACGGCCGTGAGGCCTATGCAAAGTTGTCCGAGGCGATGGCGAAGTTGCCGCGCCGGCAGCGCGAGGCCTTCAGCCTGCGCATCCTGGAAGAACTCGACGTCACCACGACCGCGCAGGCGATGGGTTGCAGCGAAGGCGCGGTCAAGACACACCTGTCGCGTGCACGCGAAGCGTTGCAGCGGCAACTGGAGGACTGGCGATGA
- a CDS encoding NAD(P) transhydrogenase subunit alpha yields the protein MGDGLVALYIFMLAAIAGHVIISRVPVILHTPLMSGSNFIHGIVLIGAMVVLGHADTTLEKAIGFVAVLLGAGNAAGGYVVTERMLEMFKASRKPGSAQSGGKA from the coding sequence ATGGGCGACGGTTTGGTAGCGCTGTACATCTTCATGCTGGCGGCCATCGCCGGCCACGTGATCATCTCGCGGGTGCCGGTGATCCTGCACACGCCGCTGATGTCCGGGTCCAACTTCATCCACGGCATCGTCCTGATCGGCGCCATGGTCGTGCTCGGCCACGCCGACACGACGCTGGAGAAGGCCATCGGCTTCGTCGCCGTGCTGCTGGGCGCCGGCAATGCCGCCGGCGGCTACGTGGTCACCGAGCGCATGCTGGAAATGTTCAAGGCCAGCCGCAAGCCCGGCTCCGCCCAGAGCGGAGGCAAGGCATGA
- a CDS encoding NAD(P)(+) transhydrogenase (Re/Si-specific) subunit beta, which translates to MSGAMQNTFAWIAAASYFVAATLFLLGLQRMASPVTARSGIRWAGLGMVIATVATFLLPGLHNMALIVLALGIGTGLAWVSGKKVAITDMPQMVALYNGMGGGSAAAIGAVELLRYSSEGHAPSMTSLVLAVLGAAIGSVSLSGSIIAWAKLDGRLDKRVVFPGQQLFNLAVFVAMIVMGGIAIHTLSTSAIIAFFVLALSLGVLMTLPIGGADMPVVISLYNALTGLAVAFEGYVLGNEALIIAGTMVGAAGTLLTQLMAKAMNRPIHGVLFSSFGGGGQAQEISGTQKPIEAGDVAAMMAYAERVVIVPGYGMAVAQAQHKIWELAQKLMDRGVKVKFAIHPVAGRMPGHMNVLLAEAGVPYDLIADMDDINPEFANTDVSLVIGANDVVNPVAKTDPASPIYGMPILDVTNSKNTIVIKRGKGTGFAGIENALFYQDNTRMLYGDGAEMASALVSELKALDGGGH; encoded by the coding sequence ATGAGCGGCGCGATGCAGAACACGTTCGCCTGGATCGCCGCCGCCAGTTATTTCGTTGCCGCCACTCTTTTCCTGCTGGGCCTGCAGCGCATGGCCTCGCCGGTAACTGCGCGCAGCGGCATCCGCTGGGCCGGACTGGGCATGGTCATCGCCACGGTGGCGACGTTCCTGCTGCCGGGCCTGCACAACATGGCGCTGATCGTGCTGGCGCTCGGCATCGGCACCGGCCTGGCGTGGGTGTCGGGCAAGAAGGTCGCCATCACCGACATGCCGCAGATGGTCGCGCTGTACAACGGCATGGGCGGCGGTTCGGCGGCGGCGATCGGTGCGGTCGAGCTGCTGCGTTACTCCAGCGAGGGACATGCGCCGTCGATGACGTCGCTGGTGCTGGCGGTGCTCGGTGCCGCCATCGGTTCGGTGTCGCTGTCGGGTTCGATCATTGCCTGGGCCAAGCTCGATGGGCGGCTGGACAAGCGGGTGGTGTTCCCGGGGCAGCAGTTGTTCAACCTGGCCGTGTTCGTGGCGATGATCGTCATGGGTGGCATCGCCATCCACACATTGAGCACGTCGGCGATCATCGCCTTCTTCGTGCTGGCGCTGTCGCTGGGCGTGCTGATGACGCTGCCGATCGGTGGCGCCGACATGCCGGTGGTCATCTCGCTGTACAACGCGCTCACCGGTCTGGCGGTGGCCTTCGAAGGTTACGTGCTCGGCAATGAGGCGCTGATCATCGCCGGCACCATGGTCGGTGCGGCCGGTACGTTGCTGACGCAATTGATGGCCAAGGCGATGAACCGACCGATCCACGGTGTGCTGTTCTCCAGCTTCGGTGGCGGTGGGCAGGCGCAGGAGATCAGCGGTACGCAGAAGCCGATCGAGGCCGGCGATGTGGCGGCGATGATGGCCTATGCCGAGCGCGTGGTGATCGTCCCGGGCTACGGCATGGCGGTGGCGCAGGCGCAGCACAAGATCTGGGAGCTGGCGCAGAAGCTGATGGATCGCGGTGTCAAGGTGAAGTTCGCGATCCATCCGGTGGCCGGGCGCATGCCGGGCCACATGAATGTGCTGCTGGCCGAGGCGGGTGTGCCGTACGACCTGATCGCGGACATGGACGACATCAATCCGGAGTTCGCCAACACGGATGTGTCGCTGGTGATTGGCGCCAACGATGTGGTCAATCCGGTGGCCAAGACGGATCCGGCGTCTCCGATCTATGGGATGCCGATCCTGGATGTGACCAATTCGAAGAACACGATCGTGATCAAGCGTGGCAAGGGCACGGGTTTCGCTGGCATCGAGAATGCGCTGTTCTACCAGGACAATACGCGGATGCTCTATGGCGACGGTGCGGAGATGGCGAGTGCGCTGGTCAGCGAGTTGAAGGCGCTGGACGGTGGCGGGCACTGA